ACCCAGGACGACTGGCTCGAAGTGCTGTGCAGCAGTGAAGAGGTATTTCGCAAAAAATATGGCAGCTGTGGTAATTGTCGACAGTATATCCTCGCGATTGCTTGGTTACTGTGCGGATTTAATCGACTTGAGGCGGCTGGCTGCTTTTATCATTATCGGCTTTCTGTCAAAGTTTTTGGCCGCCCGGCGACAGAGGCGGCGGTAAACAAGCTTCAGGAGAACATGCAGCGCCTCGGCTTTGTCGCTGCTGACAATAACATTCGTAATGCGCTACTGCTGTCTATGCTTTGTCAGCGGCAGGTTGATCCTGAAAAATTGGAACTGGAAACACTTAAGCGAGTAATAACTTACGGGCCTGTTTATATGCGTCGCTCTGCGGCCACCTTGTCAAGGATATTTGCTGCGATGGGGCTGTTCCCCGCGGGCATTGACCATCGTATTCTTGAGCGCAGACGGCCTCACGGGGAATATCGTGCAACCAGTAACGTTCCGGAAGAATGGTTGCGATGGTGTGAACGCTGGCGTAAAACCGCTATTAAAGCACCATCATCTGAACTCAGTACATGGTACCGCATCCTGCAGTGTGGGCGCTGGCTGAAAGCCACTCACCCTGATATACATTCTCCTGCAGACTGGAGCCGGGACATCGCACTTGAATACGTAGCTGCAGTGTGTCAAATGAAAATAGGCCAGTGGTCTGAACCGCGCCATATGTATCAGAATCGAATAGGCCAGTTAATGACAGCCTCTGCACGGGCGGGGATTTTACAGGCTATCAGAGTTTTTTTTCGAGACCTTCAGGAATGGGGGCTTATTATCGTCCGATTTGATCCTGTCAGAACGTTCCGTTTACCCCGCGCTATCCGGGCCAGTATTGGCCCTGCACCAAGAGTCGTTGCTGATGATATATGGAGTAAACTTGTCTGGGCAGGGTTGAACCTGCAGGAGCAGGATCTGCATTATGGTGAACAACTTTACTATCGCTACCCATTTTCTATGGTTCGTGCATTATGTGTTCTCTGGCTGTTTGGTGGGTTGCGTCGTGATGAAATTTTGCGGATGCGAACAGGCTGTATACGCTGGCAAAATGATGAACATCAGGGCGGCTCTCGGATATGTTTGCTGGATGTCCCCGTGAACAAAACCAGCACGGCCTTCACCAAACCTGTTGATCCAATCGTAGGGGAATACATTGATTGCTGGGAAAAAGAACGAAATATACAACCAGACCAACTTGATTTAAAAACGGGTGAACTTGTCAGTTATCTTTTTATGCATAAAGCTGCTCGGATTAGCCAGACTTATATTAATAAATCCTTAATTCCGATGCTTTGTCGGAAAGCTGGTGTTCCAAACGAAGATATCAGGGGGACTATCACTAGCCACAGAGCGCGGGCAACTATAGCCAGCCAGCTGTTTAATGCCCGGGAACCACTAGGATTATTTGAGTTACAGCGCTGGCTCGGACATTCCTCTCCCAGTTCGACACAGCATTATATCGATATCACACCGACAAAACTGGCAGGGTCTCTGTCTAAAGCAGGATACTTTGAGCGAAACCGTCGTATGGTTTCGGTGCTGATCGATCAGGATGCAATTTCGTCCGGACAAATGCAGAAAGGAGAACCATGGCGATATTATGACCTTGGGCACGGATTGTGTAGTTATGACTTTTTTGAACAGTGCCCACACCGTATGGCTTGTGCAAAATGTTCGTTCTACCTGCCTAAATCATCATCAGAAGCGCAATATATAGAGGGGCGTCAGAATTTACTCAAAATGATGCAGGAGATCCCGTTGACGGATGATGAACAGGCAGCAGTAAATAATGATATTGGTGCGATAGACAAATTATTAGAGAAATTAAAAAACATTGAAACACCAGACAAGCAAAAAAGATAAAATAGCGAAAAAATATCCCGGTTAATTTGAATATCCAAGTTATTCTTTTTTATCTAAGTCTTTTACCTCATGATTAGTTGCACTTCTTGTTTTTTCAATCCCCCACACGGCCTTTGCAACTTCCTCAATTTTCGCGACAAACTTATCGACATTAAAGCCTGCAATAAACGCCAATGCAAAGAAACCCATTTCACTGGACCCTGCATTGGAGCTAGATTCCAGAACTAACAATCCTGCTTTAAGAAATAAGTAACTGATTGCACCTGCAATTGTACTGGTAAGTGGGCGGATGAAATACCATACATGCCAATCTGGATCCCATTGTTTTCTAATGCATTTATTGATGTAAATTGCACGAAAACAATATAAACAACCACCAATATAGGCAATGGTGCCACACATCAGTGGCACCCTTAATGGTGCGTAAGGTGCAGGCAACCACCCCAGAGACATAGCCCCAATAGCGTATGTTGCCAGACATAACAGAATAAAAAGGTAGGTGATTATTATCGCAATCATCCATTCCTTATTGTTTTTATTAATACCAGTTACATTCATGTTAACTTTATCCTATAGAATCTTCAGGTTTTTCTATTCTTAGCATGATGATTTGCTGCTTATCATCTATTGAAGAATCGATTTTCACATCCAAATTTAACCGACGGTTAAGATAATATAATTGTGCTTGACGTATCCGAATTTTCGCCTCGCCATGCACCATTTGGTAATCATGCTCAATAGATAGCCGTCTATTCGTATCGTAGTTAGGATTTGGACCTATCACCACATCAATAAATGTATTCCAGTCAACATCTTGTGGAATTGATGTCGGTGGGGAAACAAATTCAATAATATTAAAGAATCTGCCAAGGACAAAATCTTTAAACATTGCAGATTTAAAACAATAGGCGCGAATATGCCACCGATGACCATCATGTGCAAATGCAGTTGGGTATAACATACGAACCGCTGGTTCATTAGTCATCGAACGATAATCAACAACCAAAGCCTGTTCTCTTTGCATGGCCCGGATTAAATCAATCAATATTTCAGGTTGTACTTTCCTAGCCGGAAGAGGAAGGCTGGCAACCGGAGGGGCCCATCCAATGAAACTATCACAAGGATCCACTATTCCATTTTCTCGCCCTAATAGTTCATTCAGGTAATGATTACTGTCAAAACTTGAAAAAACAGGTTTGAAATCTGGGGTAGTTACATAAGCCTTCTGAGTTCGATCATACACCATGTTTCTTGGTGCAATCTCTTGATATTTAGCCAAATCTAATGAAGCCTGCGGCACAGAAATTCTGAAAAATGTAGTGATATCTGCACGGTTAAGTCGACCTTCCCACAGTAGGCGAAAATCGATGAATTCAAGTCGTCTCTCTTGGCCCCAATGACCAGTTCGCACCATTTTATCAATCATTTATCAATCATTTCCTGTGCTTACAATTTGAGTCTAAAAAATATACGTATAGTTACTAGACTCGAATAATTACTAGATGTATCTTAGCAACAGATGTTCTTAACCTCAATCTTTCGTATCCCTGAAGGAGATGTCGATGGCAGCAAAAGTTACTTTTTTCCAGGTCGGCAACGGTGATATGACACTGGTGCGTTTGGCTGATACCCCGGGTACATCCATTCTGACTGATGTACATATCCGTTCTGCTGCTGATGACCCCAAAGATGACACACCTGATGTTGCCTCGGCGCTACGTAACAGATTGAAGTACGATAATAACGATCGCCCTTTTGTTGACGTCTTTATGCTGAGTCATCCGGATCAGGACCATTGTGGGGGGCTACGTAAACATTTTTGGCTGGGCCGTCCTGAAGACTATCCAGATGACCATCTGAAACGTTCAGAAAAACGCATAATCATCCGAGAGTTGTGGTCATCACCATTGATTTTTCGACGTCGTTCGAAAAATCACACACTTTGCGAAGATGCTCAGGCATTTAATACGGAAGCTCGGCGCCGTGTAAAATACTGGCGGGAACATGGTTACGCATTTAGCGGTAATCGCATTCTTATCATGGGTGAAGATATTAACGGTAAAACGGATGATCTGAGTGCCATTCTTATTAAAGCTGGTGATACATTCACCAGAATTGACGGGCAAGTTTCAGACGTTTTCTCTGCACAGCTTCTGGCACCCGCACCACATGAAGATGATGAAAATCTGGAAGAAGCCCTTTCTAAAAATGAATCCAGTATCATTATGAATATGAAAATACTGCCTTCCGCATATTCTCGTAATCCTATGCACTTTTTACTCGGTGGGGATGCAGAAGTTCTCATCTGGGAGCGATTATGGAATCGTTACAAAAGCAATCCTGAGGTGCTGGAGTATGATCTTCTCCTCACACCACATCATTGTTCGTGGCATTCACTTTCCTATTATAGCTGGTCACAATGGGGAGAAGATGCTCTGGTTTGCGATGCGGCCCGTAATGCTTTAGGGCAAGCGCGTTCTGGAGCGACAATAGTTTCCAGCAGCAAACAGATACTTGATGACGATTATGATCCTCCGTGTATTCGAGCTAAACGTGAGTACGATGATATTCTGGATAATGTTGATGGTTGGTTCAGTTGCACGGGCGACCTTAAAGATAAAACTGTTCTTGAGTTTGAAGTGGCACGAGATGGAAAATTGATTCCCGCTATTGTTGGTGCAGTTTCTGCTGCGACAAGCGCTGCTACGGCAGCCGCACCCCGGGCAGGTGTAATAAACCAATGATCGAATATTTCGAATTGGGTAAACGCCTCGATTCATCGGGGCGTGATAGCCTATATCCGCAAACAATCTCATTGCTTACAGCATGCGAACAGCATCCCTATATAACTGTTCGAGAATTACGTTTATCTGAGCAAAACAATGA
This Klebsiella sp. RHBSTW-00484 DNA region includes the following protein-coding sequences:
- a CDS encoding tyrosine-type recombinase/integrase, which produces MAMKTEYDAPAPFDYEEWQPDPDWDCSPKLQPIERDTLINLAQYVVGRHKQNWSNCVRQRLSRLIIPLRAALKWMNAASTTTNSAIHDIILEMHRLEKNYWSWTQDDWLEVLCSSEEVFRKKYGSCGNCRQYILAIAWLLCGFNRLEAAGCFYHYRLSVKVFGRPATEAAVNKLQENMQRLGFVAADNNIRNALLLSMLCQRQVDPEKLELETLKRVITYGPVYMRRSAATLSRIFAAMGLFPAGIDHRILERRRPHGEYRATSNVPEEWLRWCERWRKTAIKAPSSELSTWYRILQCGRWLKATHPDIHSPADWSRDIALEYVAAVCQMKIGQWSEPRHMYQNRIGQLMTASARAGILQAIRVFFRDLQEWGLIIVRFDPVRTFRLPRAIRASIGPAPRVVADDIWSKLVWAGLNLQEQDLHYGEQLYYRYPFSMVRALCVLWLFGGLRRDEILRMRTGCIRWQNDEHQGGSRICLLDVPVNKTSTAFTKPVDPIVGEYIDCWEKERNIQPDQLDLKTGELVSYLFMHKAARISQTYINKSLIPMLCRKAGVPNEDIRGTITSHRARATIASQLFNAREPLGLFELQRWLGHSSPSSTQHYIDITPTKLAGSLSKAGYFERNRRMVSVLIDQDAISSGQMQKGEPWRYYDLGHGLCSYDFFEQCPHRMACAKCSFYLPKSSSEAQYIEGRQNLLKMMQEIPLTDDEQAAVNNDIGAIDKLLEKLKNIETPDKQKR
- a CDS encoding WYL domain-containing protein, translating into MIDKMVRTGHWGQERRLEFIDFRLLWEGRLNRADITTFFRISVPQASLDLAKYQEIAPRNMVYDRTQKAYVTTPDFKPVFSSFDSNHYLNELLGRENGIVDPCDSFIGWAPPVASLPLPARKVQPEILIDLIRAMQREQALVVDYRSMTNEPAVRMLYPTAFAHDGHRWHIRAYCFKSAMFKDFVLGRFFNIIEFVSPPTSIPQDVDWNTFIDVVIGPNPNYDTNRRLSIEHDYQMVHGEAKIRIRQAQLYYLNRRLNLDVKIDSSIDDKQQIIMLRIEKPEDSIG